A region of Athene noctua chromosome 12, bAthNoc1.hap1.1, whole genome shotgun sequence DNA encodes the following proteins:
- the LOC141964849 gene encoding protocadherin beta-15-like isoform X2 has product MAIARQVLCLAAFLSLPPARPEPLRYSVAEEGESGSVVGNVAEDAGLAPAQLSARRARLASEDGRQRFRLDRGTGRLVVAERLDREELCGQSGACTLPLELLLANPLQFFRVEVAVEDINDHSPAFPEEQVTLKILETSNPGSRFPLEGARDLDVGSNGVQAYSIAPESEYFSVSYGSRSNGDKYVELVLEKALDREEQAEVGFSLIAMDGGSPPRSGTTQIHIVVLDVNDNAPIFTRERYTGQVLENSPEGSVVLRVEANDRDAGPNGDITYQFSQVVGQSHSAFVIDPVRGEIRLTKSLDFETAETHELSVRATDGGGLSAICRVLVEVVDVNDNAPELVVSSFSSPLPENVRPGTVIALFAVKDRDAGANGKISCALEEQLSFSLRLAYKNYYELVTVSVLDREETAQYILTVTAADEGSPPLTTTQTFTVDISDVNDNAPVFNQTSYTMYVHENNVPTVLVGAVSASDADVGPNARVTYSLAPAHPAEQAPCSCISVNSENGHVFVLRPLDYERVRQIEVSVSASDAGTPPLSANVTVRLLVVDENDNVPLVLYPAQDSSPASSELVPMSAEAGYLVTKVVAIDADSGQNSWLSYHLLRATDPGLFAVGAQSGEVRLRRPVTDRDAMKQKLVILVRDNGRPPLSATAALSALLLKDFSDVRLPHSSLTTEDEGGSLTTYLIISLVFVSLLFLVSTAAFVTRKVCKRKELKGKSLTILFGAVSEQHI; this is encoded by the exons ATGGCGATCGCAAGGCAAGTGCTCTGTCTCGcggctttcctctccctgccgCCCGCTCGCCCCGAGCCCCTGCGCTACTCCGTAGCCGAGGAGGGCGAGAGCGGCTCCGTGGTGGGCAACGTGGCGGAGGACGCGGGGCTGGCCCCGGCGCAGCTCTCGGCTCGCCGCGCCCGCCTGGCCTCGGAGGACGGCCGGCAGCGCTTTCGCTTAGACCGCGGCACCGGCCGCCTCGTCGTGGCGGAGAGGCTGGACCGGGAGGAGCTGTGCGGGCAGTCCGGGGCGTGCACGCTCcccttggagctgctgctggccaacCCCCTGCAGTTCTTTCGGGTCGAGGTGGCCGTGGAGGACATCAACGACCACTCGCCCGCTTTTCCGGAGGAACAAGTCACTTTAAAGATCCTGGAAACGAGCAACCCGGGCTCGCGTTTCCCGCTGGAGGGGGCTCGGGACCTGGATGTTGGCAGCAACGGTGTCCAGGCTTACAGCATCGCTCCCGAGAGCGAGTACTTCAGTGTCTCCTACGGGAGTCGGAGTAATGGAGACAAATACGTGGAACTGGTGTTGGAAAAGGCGCTAGACcgagaggagcaggcagaggtgggtTTCAGTCTCATTGCCATGGACGGGGGCTCTCCACCCAGGAGTGGCACCACCCAAATCCACATTGTCGTTCTGGATGTCAATGACAACGCTCCCATCTTCACGCGGGAGCGGTACACTGGGCAGGTTTTGGAGAACTCCCCAGAGGGCTCTGTGGTTCTCAGGGTGGAGGCAAACGATCGGGATGCAGGACCTAATGGGGACATCACCTACCAGTTCAGCCAAGTGGTTGGCCAGAGCCACTCAGCATTTGTGATTGACCCGGTGAGAGGTGAAATTCGACTTACAAAATCTCTGGATTTTGAGACAGCAGAGACTCACGAGCTCAGTGTGCGGGCCACGGATGGCGGGGGTCTCTCAGCAATCTGCAGAGTGTTGGTGGAGGTGGTGGATGTGAATGACAACGCACCGGAGCTGGTGGTCAGTTCAttcagcagccccctccccgagAACGTACGACCTGGAACAGTGATTGCCCTCTTTGCTGTCAAAGACCGGGATGCTGGTGCCAATGGGAAGATCTCCTGTGCCCTCGAGGAGCAGCTGTCGTTCTCCCTGCGCTTGGCCTATAAGAATTACTATGAGCTGGTGACAGTGAGCGTGCTGGACCGGGAGGAGACGGCTCAGTACATCCTCACTGTCACAGCAGCAGATGAGGGGTCGCCTCCTCTGACGACCACCCAGACCTTCACAGTGGACATCTCTGATGTCAACGACAATGCACCTGTCTTCAACCAGACATCGTACACCATGTACGTGCATGAGAACAATGTTCCCACGGTGCTCGTTGGAGCCGTCAGCGCCTCGGATGCTGATGTGGGTCCCAATGCCAGGGTGACCTATTCGCTGGCCCCAGCCCACCCGGCAGAGCAGgctccctgctcctgcatctCCGTGAACTCTGAGAACGGGCACGTGTTTGTGCTGCGGCCCCTTGACTACGAGCGGGTGAGGCAGATCGAGGTCTCGGTGAGCGCCTCGGATGCAGGGACTCCTCCTCTCAGTGCCAATGTCACTGTCCGCCTGCTTGTGGTGGACGAGAACGACAATGTGCCGCTGGTGCTGTACCCAGCCCAGGACAGCAGCCCAGCGTCCAGCGAGCTGGTGCCCATGTCAGCTGAGGCGGGCTACCTCGTCACCAAAGTGGTGGCCATCGACGCTGACTCAGGGCAGAACTCGTGGCTCTCGTACCACCTGCTGAGGGCCACTGACCCCGGGCTGTTTGCCGTGGGTGCCCAAAGCGGGGAGGTGCGGCTGAGGAGGCCCGTGACAGACAGGGACGCCATGAAGCAGAAGCTCGTCATCCTGGTGCGAGACAACGGGCGGCCACCGCTGTCAGCCACTGCTGCACTGAGCGCACTCCTGCTCAAGGACTTCTCAGACGTgcgcctgccccacagcagcctgaCCACGGAGGACGAGGGTGGCTCGCTGACCACCTATTTAATCATTTCCTTGGTCTTCGTCTCACTCCTCTTCCTCGTGTCCACAGCAGCCTTTGTCACTCGCAAGGTGTGCAAGAGAAAGGAGCTGAAGG gcAAGAGTTTGACAATCTTATTCGGAGCTGTATCAGAACAGCACATTTGA
- the LOC141964849 gene encoding protocadherin beta-15-like isoform X1 has protein sequence MAIARQVLCLAAFLSLPPARPEPLRYSVAEEGESGSVVGNVAEDAGLAPAQLSARRARLASEDGRQRFRLDRGTGRLVVAERLDREELCGQSGACTLPLELLLANPLQFFRVEVAVEDINDHSPAFPEEQVTLKILETSNPGSRFPLEGARDLDVGSNGVQAYSIAPESEYFSVSYGSRSNGDKYVELVLEKALDREEQAEVGFSLIAMDGGSPPRSGTTQIHIVVLDVNDNAPIFTRERYTGQVLENSPEGSVVLRVEANDRDAGPNGDITYQFSQVVGQSHSAFVIDPVRGEIRLTKSLDFETAETHELSVRATDGGGLSAICRVLVEVVDVNDNAPELVVSSFSSPLPENVRPGTVIALFAVKDRDAGANGKISCALEEQLSFSLRLAYKNYYELVTVSVLDREETAQYILTVTAADEGSPPLTTTQTFTVDISDVNDNAPVFNQTSYTMYVHENNVPTVLVGAVSASDADVGPNARVTYSLAPAHPAEQAPCSCISVNSENGHVFVLRPLDYERVRQIEVSVSASDAGTPPLSANVTVRLLVVDENDNVPLVLYPAQDSSPASSELVPMSAEAGYLVTKVVAIDADSGQNSWLSYHLLRATDPGLFAVGAQSGEVRLRRPVTDRDAMKQKLVILVRDNGRPPLSATAALSALLLKDFSDVRLPHSSLTTEDEGGSLTTYLIISLVFVSLLFLVSTAAFVTRKVCKRKELKGEHVLYGTGHLQSGLADAAAAGTLPHPYCYEISLTTGSGNSEFKFLKPVVPSLPPQLSAMGGGTDDDLHFSHSPVAVEDTAPENPGTLSAEQFSSLSFN, from the coding sequence ATGGCGATCGCAAGGCAAGTGCTCTGTCTCGcggctttcctctccctgccgCCCGCTCGCCCCGAGCCCCTGCGCTACTCCGTAGCCGAGGAGGGCGAGAGCGGCTCCGTGGTGGGCAACGTGGCGGAGGACGCGGGGCTGGCCCCGGCGCAGCTCTCGGCTCGCCGCGCCCGCCTGGCCTCGGAGGACGGCCGGCAGCGCTTTCGCTTAGACCGCGGCACCGGCCGCCTCGTCGTGGCGGAGAGGCTGGACCGGGAGGAGCTGTGCGGGCAGTCCGGGGCGTGCACGCTCcccttggagctgctgctggccaacCCCCTGCAGTTCTTTCGGGTCGAGGTGGCCGTGGAGGACATCAACGACCACTCGCCCGCTTTTCCGGAGGAACAAGTCACTTTAAAGATCCTGGAAACGAGCAACCCGGGCTCGCGTTTCCCGCTGGAGGGGGCTCGGGACCTGGATGTTGGCAGCAACGGTGTCCAGGCTTACAGCATCGCTCCCGAGAGCGAGTACTTCAGTGTCTCCTACGGGAGTCGGAGTAATGGAGACAAATACGTGGAACTGGTGTTGGAAAAGGCGCTAGACcgagaggagcaggcagaggtgggtTTCAGTCTCATTGCCATGGACGGGGGCTCTCCACCCAGGAGTGGCACCACCCAAATCCACATTGTCGTTCTGGATGTCAATGACAACGCTCCCATCTTCACGCGGGAGCGGTACACTGGGCAGGTTTTGGAGAACTCCCCAGAGGGCTCTGTGGTTCTCAGGGTGGAGGCAAACGATCGGGATGCAGGACCTAATGGGGACATCACCTACCAGTTCAGCCAAGTGGTTGGCCAGAGCCACTCAGCATTTGTGATTGACCCGGTGAGAGGTGAAATTCGACTTACAAAATCTCTGGATTTTGAGACAGCAGAGACTCACGAGCTCAGTGTGCGGGCCACGGATGGCGGGGGTCTCTCAGCAATCTGCAGAGTGTTGGTGGAGGTGGTGGATGTGAATGACAACGCACCGGAGCTGGTGGTCAGTTCAttcagcagccccctccccgagAACGTACGACCTGGAACAGTGATTGCCCTCTTTGCTGTCAAAGACCGGGATGCTGGTGCCAATGGGAAGATCTCCTGTGCCCTCGAGGAGCAGCTGTCGTTCTCCCTGCGCTTGGCCTATAAGAATTACTATGAGCTGGTGACAGTGAGCGTGCTGGACCGGGAGGAGACGGCTCAGTACATCCTCACTGTCACAGCAGCAGATGAGGGGTCGCCTCCTCTGACGACCACCCAGACCTTCACAGTGGACATCTCTGATGTCAACGACAATGCACCTGTCTTCAACCAGACATCGTACACCATGTACGTGCATGAGAACAATGTTCCCACGGTGCTCGTTGGAGCCGTCAGCGCCTCGGATGCTGATGTGGGTCCCAATGCCAGGGTGACCTATTCGCTGGCCCCAGCCCACCCGGCAGAGCAGgctccctgctcctgcatctCCGTGAACTCTGAGAACGGGCACGTGTTTGTGCTGCGGCCCCTTGACTACGAGCGGGTGAGGCAGATCGAGGTCTCGGTGAGCGCCTCGGATGCAGGGACTCCTCCTCTCAGTGCCAATGTCACTGTCCGCCTGCTTGTGGTGGACGAGAACGACAATGTGCCGCTGGTGCTGTACCCAGCCCAGGACAGCAGCCCAGCGTCCAGCGAGCTGGTGCCCATGTCAGCTGAGGCGGGCTACCTCGTCACCAAAGTGGTGGCCATCGACGCTGACTCAGGGCAGAACTCGTGGCTCTCGTACCACCTGCTGAGGGCCACTGACCCCGGGCTGTTTGCCGTGGGTGCCCAAAGCGGGGAGGTGCGGCTGAGGAGGCCCGTGACAGACAGGGACGCCATGAAGCAGAAGCTCGTCATCCTGGTGCGAGACAACGGGCGGCCACCGCTGTCAGCCACTGCTGCACTGAGCGCACTCCTGCTCAAGGACTTCTCAGACGTgcgcctgccccacagcagcctgaCCACGGAGGACGAGGGTGGCTCGCTGACCACCTATTTAATCATTTCCTTGGTCTTCGTCTCACTCCTCTTCCTCGTGTCCACAGCAGCCTTTGTCACTCGCAAGGTGTGCAAGAGAAAGGAGCTGAAGGGTGAGCACGTGCTTTATGGCACTGGGCACTTGCAGAGCGGCCTGGCTGATGCGGCCGCTGCGGGGACCCTGCCCCACCCCTATTGCTATGAGATCAGCCTGACGACGGGCTCGGGCAACAGCGAGTTCAAGTTCCTGAAGCCCGTGGTCCCCAGCCTGCCACCACAGCTCAGTGCCATGGGCGGAGGCACAGATGATGATCTCCATTTCTCCCATAGCCCTGTGGCCGTGGAGGACACGGCACCAGAGAACCCAGGGACGCTCTCTGCAGAACAGTTCAGTAGTCTTTCCTTTAACTAG
- the LOC141965081 gene encoding protocadherin beta-15-like: MAIARQVLCLAAFLSLPPARPEPLRYSVAEEGESGSVVGNVAEDAGLAPAQLSARRARLASEDGRQRFRLDRGTGRLVVAERLDREELCGQSGACTLPLELLLANPLQFFRVEVAVEDINDHSPAFPEEQVTLKIPERGDPGSRFPLEGARDLDVGSNGVQAYSIAPENQYFSVSYGSRIKGKKYLELVLEKALDREEQAEVGFSLIAVDGGSPPRSGTTQIHIVVLDVNDNAPIFTQELYVGQVLENSPEGSVVLRVVATDRDAGPNGDITYQFSQVVGQSHSAFVIDPVSGEIRLTKPLDFETAETHELSVRATDGGGLSAICRVLVEVVDVNDNAPELVVSSFSSPLPENVLPGTVVSLFAVKDRDAGANGKISCALEEQLSFSLRLAYKNYYELVTVSVLDREETAQYILTVTAADEGSPPLTTTQTFTVDISDVNDNAPVFNQTSYTMYVHENNVPTVLVGAVSASDADVGPNAKVTYSLAPAHPAEQAPCSCLSVNSENGHVFVLRPLDYERVRQIEVSVSASDAGTPPLSANVTVRLLVVDENDNAPLVLYPAQDSSPASSELVPMSAEDGYLVTKVVAVDADSGQNSWLSYHLLRATDPGLFAVGAQSGEVRLRRPVTDRDAMKQKLVILVRDNGRPPLSATAALSALLLKDFSDVRLPHSSLTTEDEGGSLTTYLIISLVFVSLLFLVSTAAFVTRKVCKRKELKGEHVLYGTGHLQSGLADAAAAGTLPHPYCYEISLTTGSGNSEFKFLKPVVPSLPPQLSAMGGGTDDDLHFSHGPVAVEDTAPEDPGTLSAEQFNILF, translated from the coding sequence ATGGCGATCGCAAGGCAAGTGCTCTGTCTCGcggctttcctctccctgccgCCCGCTCGCCCCGAGCCCCTGCGCTACTCCGTAGCCGAGGAGGGCGAGAGCGGCTCCGTGGTGGGCAACGTGGCGGAGGACGCGGGGCTGGCCCCGGCGCAGCTCTCGGCTCGCCGCGCCCGCCTGGCCTCGGAGGACGGCCGGCAGCGCTTTCGCTTAGACCGCGGCACCGGCCGCCTCGTCGTGGCGGAGAGGCTGGACCGGGAGGAGCTGTGCGGGCAGTCCGGGGCGTGCACGCTCcccttggagctgctgctggccaacCCCCTGCAGTTCTTTCGGGTCGAGGTGGCCGTGGAGGACATCAACGACCACTCGCCCGCTTTCCCGGAGGAACAAGTCACTTTGAAGATCCCGGAAAGGGGCGACCCGGGCTCGCGTTTCCCGCTGGAGGGGGCTCGGGACCTGGATGTTGGCAGCAACGGTGTCCAGGCTTACAGCATCGCTCCCGAGAACCAGTACTTCAGTGTCTCCTACGGGAGTCGCATTAAGGGCAAGAAGTATTTGGAACTGGTGTTGGAAAAGGCGCTAGACcgagaggagcaggcagaggtgggtTTCAGTCTCATTGCCGTGGACGGGGGCTCTCCACCCAGGAGTGGCACCACCCAAATCCACATTGTCGTTCTGGATGTCAATGACAACGCTCCCATCTTCACGCAGGAGCTGTACGTTGGGCAGGTTTTGGAGAACTCCCCAGAGGGCTCTGTGGTTCTCAGGGTGGTGGCAACTGATCGGGATGCAGGACCTAATGGGGACATCACCTACCAGTTCAGCCAAGTGGTTGGCCAGAGCCACTCAGCATTTGTGATTGACCCGGTGAGTGGTGAAATTCGACTTACAAAACCTCTGGACTTTGAGACAGCAGAGACTCATGAGCTCAGTGTGCGGGCCACGGATGGCGGAGGCCTGTCAGCAATCTGCAGGGTGTTGGTGGAGGTGGTGGATGTGAATGACAACGCGCCGGAGCTGGTTGTCAGTTCCTTCAGCAGCCCCCTACCCGAGAATGTATTACCCGGAACAGTGGTCTCCCTCTTTGCTGTCAAAGACCGGGATGCTGGTGCCAATGGGAAGATCTCCTGTGCCCTCGAGGAGCAGCTGTCGTTCTCCCTGCGCTTGGCCTATAAGAATTACTATGAGCTGGTGACTGTGAGCGTGCTGGACCGGGAGGAGACGGCTCAGTACATCCTCACTGTCACAGCAGCAGATGAGGGGTCGCCTCCTCTGACAACCACCCAGACCTTCACAGTGGACATCTCCGATGTCAACGACAACGCACCTGTCTTCAACCAGACATCATACACCATGTACGTGCATGAGAACAATGTTCCCACGGTGCTCGTTGGAGCCGTCAGCGCCTCGGATGCTGATGTGGGTCCCAATGCCAAGGTGACCTATTCCCTGGCCCCAGCCCACCCGGCAGAGCaggctccctgctcctgcctctccgTGAACTCTGAGAACGGGCACGTGTTTGTGCTGCGGCCCCTGGACTACGAGCGGGTGAGGCAGATCGAGGTCTCGGTGAGCGCCTCGGATGCAGGGACTCCTCCTCTCAGTGCCAATGTCACTGTCCGCCTGCTTGTGGTGGACGAGAACGACAATGCGCCGCTGGTGCTGTACCCAGCCCAGGACAGCAGCCCAGCGTCCAGCGAGCTGGTGCCCATGTCAGCTGAGGATGGCTACCTCGTCACCAAAGTGGTGGCTGTTGATGCTGACTCAGGGCAGAACTCGTGGCTCTCGTACCACCTGCTGAGGGCCACTGACCCCGGGCTGTTTGCCGTGGGTGCCCAAAGCGGGGAGGTGCGGCTGAGGAGGCCCGTGACAGACAGGGACGCCATGAAGCAGAAGCTCGTCATCCTGGTGCGAGACAACGGGCGGCCACCGCTGTCAGCCACTGCTGCACTGAGCGCACTCCTGCTCAAGGACTTCTCAGACGTgcgcctgccccacagcagcctgaCCACGGAGGACGAGGGTGGCTCCCTGACCACCTATTTAATCATTTCCTTGGTCTTCGTCTCACTCCTCTTCCTCGTGTCCACAGCAGCCTTTGTCACTCGTAAGGTGTGCAAGAGAAAGGAGCTGAAGGGTGAGCACGTGCTTTATGGCACTGGGCACTTGCAGAGCGGCCTGGCTGATGCGGCCGCTGCAGGGACCCTGCCCCACCCCTATTGCTATGAGATCAGCCTGACGACGGGCTCGGGCAACAGCGAGTTCAAGTTCCTGAAGCCCGTGGTCCCCAGCCTGCCACCACAGCTCAGTGCCATGGGCGGAGGCACAGATGATGATCTCCATTTCTCCCATGGCCCTGTGGCCGTGGAGGACACAGCACCAGAGGACCCAGGGACGCTCTCTGCAGAACAGTTCAATATTCTTTTTTAA
- the LOC141965216 gene encoding protocadherin gamma-A10-like yields MPKGSFVGDVAKDLGLELTALRDRGLRVVDTGRTQYFFLDLQNGHLSVKERVDREEICAAAAKCVLNFEILVKHPMKLYRGEVEILDINDNSPSFPERNSVLEISEYTAPGTRFPLEKAQDPDIGVNSLQHYECSESPYFTLDVRNADDSVKYPELILVKSLDREQQAVHNLILTATDSGSPVKSGSTIIQIIVLDGNDNAPEFTQSVYKVTVREDVAVGSRVLQVTATDRDEGPNAEVKYSFFKIPEKFDKTFKLYPESGEIEITEKLNFEEQDFYELDVQARDAGGLSSHSKVLIKVADVNNHVPEIVITSVFSPVPEDTPLGTVIAIFNVQDRDSGANGEVRCSIAENLPFRLERSFDNYYSVVTAEELDREEVAEYNVTVRAADGGSPALRSSAVLALRVLDVNDNAPVFAEARYSARLPENNAAGALVLTVRAADADWGQNARVRYRLSEGRVRGAPLSSYVSVQAETGALYALRSFDYEEVREVGLWVRAEDGGAPALSSNVSVRLVIVDENDNAPQVLYPPPAPGPGAGPGAGWAGVELAPRSAEPGALVAKVVAVDADAGQNAWLSYELAKATEPGLFRVGLHSGEVRTARFPLARDAARQSLVVVVKDHGRPALSATATLTVVLAESVAELLSELGSAAAAPGEPAGSLTRWLVVAVAAVSCLFLAFLLLLLALRLRRWRRSQLLAAGSGALRGVPASHFVGIDGVRAFLRSYSHEVSLTADSRKSQLRLSAGSCCDTLPARPPAEPSGDLVPTGDHVAENGGQVSFQYFLVPSSQNFIAIPCISSQILVEHGNMVVQKPRSMKTYVT; encoded by the exons ATGCCCAAGGGCTCGTTCGTGGGCGACGTGGCCAAGGacctggggctggagctgacGGCGCTCCGCGACCGCGGCCTCCGCGTTGTGGACACAGGTAGGACGCAGTACTTTTTTTTGGACTTGCAAAATGGCCACTTATCTGTCAAGGAACGCGTGGACAGAGAGGAGATATGTGCCGCTGCTGCTAAATGTGTTCTAAATTTTGAGATTCTTGTAAAACACCCAATGAAGCTTTACAGAGGGGAGGTAGAAATACTGGATATTAATGATAATTCTCCCAGTTTCCCAGAAAGGAACAGCGTCTTAGAAATCAGCGAGTATACTGCACCAGGCACGCGTTTCCCGTTGGAGAAAGCTCAAGATCCCGACATAGGAGTGAACTCTTTACAACATTACGAGTGTAGCGAGAGTCCTTATTTCACCTTGGACGTGAGAAACGCAGATGACAGTGTGAAATATCCGGAATTAATATTGGTGAAATCTTTGGATCGGGAACAGCAGGCTGTTCATAATTTGATCCTTACAGCCACAGACAGCGGGAGTCCTGTGAAATCGGGATCGACAATAATCCAGATAATTGTGTTAGATGGAAACGACAACGCTCCGGAATTTACTCAGTCTGTGTATAAGGTGACCGTGAGAGAAGACGTGGCCGTGGGAAGTCGGGTGTTACAGGTGACAGCGACTGACAGAGATGAGGGGCCAAACGCCGAGGTGAAGTACTCGTTCTTTAAAATCCCAGAGAAGTTCGACAAGACTTTTAAGCTGTATCCGGAAAGTGGAGAAATAGAGATAACGGAAAAGCTGAATTTCGAGGAACAGGATTTTTACGAATTGGATGTGCAGGCTCGGGACGCGGGCGGACTCTCGTCCCACAGCAAGGTTCTCATCAAAGTCGCTGATGTGAACAACCACGTCCCCGAGATTGTCATTACGTCCGTATTCAGCCCGGTCCCAGAAGATACACCGCTGGGCACAGTCATCGCAATTTTCAACGTCCAAGACAGGGACTCGGGGGCGAACGGCGAGGTACGGTGCAGCATCGCGGAGAACCTCCCGTTCCGGCTGGAGAGATCATTTGATAATTACTACAGCGTGGTGACTGCCGAGGAGCTGGACCGGGAGGAGGTGGCGGAGTACAACGTGACGGTGCGGGCGGCCGACGGCGGGTCGCCGGCGCTGCGGAGCAGCGCGGTGCTGGCGCTGCGGGTgctggacgtgaacgacaacgcgccggtgTTCGCGGAGGCGCGCTACAGCGCCCGGCTGCCCGAGAACAACGCGGCGGGCGCGCTGGTGCTGACGGTGCGCGCGGCGGACGCGGACTGGGGGCAGAACGCGCGCGTGCGGTACCGGCTGTCGGAGGGGCGGGTGCGGGGCGCGCCGCTCTCGTCCTACGTGTCGGTGCAGGCGGAGACGGGCGCGCTGTACGCGCTGCGCTCCTTCGACTACGAGGAGGTGCGCGAGGTGGGGCTGTGGGTGCGGGCGGAGGACGGCGGCGCGCCGGCGCTGAGCAGCAACGTGTCGGTGCGGCTCGTGATCGTGGAcgagaacgacaacgcgccgcAGGTGCTGTACCCGccgccggcgccggggccgggcgcggggccgggcgcgggctgGGCGGGCGTGGAGCTGGCGCCGCGCTCGGCGGAGCCCGGGGCGCTGGTGGCCAAGGTGGTGGCGGTGGACGCGGACGCGGGGCAGAACGCGTGGCTGTCGTACGAGCTGGCCAAGGCGACGGAGCCGGGGCTGTTCCGCGTGGGGCTGCACAGCGGCGAGGTGCGCACGGCGCGCTTCCCGCTGGCCCGCGACGCGGCGCggcagagcctggtggtggtggtgaaggaccACGGGCGGCCGGCGCTGTCGGCCACGGCCACGCTGACGGTGGTGCTGGCCGAGAGCGTGGCCGAGCTGCTGTCGGAGctgggcagcgcggcggcggcgccgggcgagcCGGCCGGCAGCCTGACgcggtggctggtggtggccgtGGCGGCCGTGTCCTGCCTCTTCCtcgccttcctgctgctgctgctggcgctgcgcCTGCGGCGGTGGCGCCGCTCGCAGCTgctggcggcgggcagcggcgccttGCGCGGCGTGCCGGCCTCGCACTTCGTGGGCATCGACGGCGTCCGCGCCTTCCTGCGCTCCTACTCGCACGAGGTGTCGCTCACGGCCGACTCGCGCAAGAGCCAGCTCCGCTTGTCGGCCGGCAGCTGCTGCGACACCCTCCCGGCCCGGCCACCTGCTGAGCCTTCGGGTGATCTCGTCCCTACCGGAGATCACGTTGCTGAGAATGGTGGCCAAGTTTCCTTTCAG TACTTCCTTGTACCTAGTTCCCAGAATTTCATTGCCATCCCCTGTATCAGCTCTCAAATCCTGGTAGAACATGGCAACATGGTAGTCCAAAAGCCAAGATCTATGAAGACCTACGTTACTTGA